The proteins below are encoded in one region of Streptomyces cyanogenus:
- a CDS encoding ROK family protein encodes MDIGGTKVALKVVGPGSAVREATFRWPPFEGTRQDMTALAEGVHAVCEGSTRDLEAVGVSVPATLDRGGKVVTWPGRPGWTGLDLAGSLDLLFPGTPVRYADDGDLAALAEAHAAGVRHLVHLGVGTGIGGGIVLDGRLCPGTGRGSCEAGHIIVDRGGPRCDCGRYGCLQAVASGPATLRRAAALRGGEVPFTELGGALARGRSWAVEAVEESCAALAAAAVSLAELVRPDRITIGGGFAAGLPDFAERVRRHAQRLARPGGPPVEPAAAALGGLSSLQGALLLARGPA; translated from the coding sequence GTGGACATCGGTGGCACGAAGGTGGCGCTGAAGGTGGTCGGACCCGGCTCCGCGGTCCGAGAGGCCACGTTCCGCTGGCCACCGTTCGAAGGAACGCGCCAGGACATGACCGCACTGGCCGAGGGCGTCCACGCCGTGTGCGAAGGCTCGACGCGCGACCTCGAGGCGGTCGGCGTCTCGGTCCCGGCGACCCTGGACCGCGGGGGCAAGGTGGTCACCTGGCCCGGGCGGCCCGGGTGGACCGGCCTCGACCTCGCCGGCTCGCTGGACCTGCTGTTCCCCGGGACACCTGTCCGGTACGCCGACGACGGCGATCTGGCCGCCCTCGCCGAGGCCCACGCGGCCGGCGTGCGGCACCTCGTCCATCTCGGCGTGGGCACCGGTATCGGCGGCGGGATCGTGCTGGATGGCCGGCTCTGCCCCGGAACCGGCCGTGGCTCCTGCGAGGCCGGGCACATCATCGTGGACCGGGGCGGGCCTCGGTGCGACTGCGGCAGGTACGGCTGCCTGCAGGCCGTGGCCTCCGGACCGGCGACGTTGCGCCGGGCCGCCGCGCTGCGCGGCGGCGAGGTCCCGTTCACCGAACTGGGGGGCGCCCTCGCCCGGGGACGTTCCTGGGCCGTCGAGGCGGTGGAGGAAAGCTGTGCCGCGCTGGCCGCCGCCGCGGTGAGCCTGGCCGAGTTGGTGCGCCCCGACCGGATCACCATCGGAGGGGGGTTCGCCGCCGGCCTGCCGGACTTCGCCGAACGGGTGCGCCGGCACGCACAGCGGCTCGCCAGGCCGGGCGGGCCGCCGGTCGAGCCGGCCGCCGCGGCCCTCGGCGGCCTCTCCTCCCTCCAGGGCGCGCTGCTGCTGGCACGCGGGCCGGCCTGA
- a CDS encoding 3-dehydroquinate synthase family protein, translating into MNAMPAPVQPSGPPVGGAPAANGLHVVEVPLGDRSYSVHIGPGARTALAGAVAALGARRAVLVSARPDEWNPDTGVETLVLRARDGEPDKTLASVGELCSRFARFGLTRDDVVVSVGGGTTTDTVGLAAALYHRGVPVIHLPTTLLAQVDASIGGKTAVNLPEGKNLVGAYWQPKAVYCDTDYLSTLPRREWTNGYGEIARCMFIGTGDLRGLPLPEQIAASVARKAEIVVADERDGGLRHLLNYGHTLGHALERATDYALRHGEGVAIGTVFAGRLAGALGRIGERRVAEHLEVVEHYGLPVGLPESLDIPEVIGLMRRDKKATRGLTFVLDGRDGAELVEDVDESIVAATLVTMPRQSLPQG; encoded by the coding sequence GTGAACGCCATGCCCGCGCCCGTGCAGCCGTCCGGACCGCCGGTAGGCGGCGCCCCGGCAGCCAACGGGCTCCACGTCGTGGAGGTCCCGCTCGGCGACCGCTCCTACTCGGTGCACATCGGTCCCGGGGCACGCACCGCGCTGGCCGGGGCGGTCGCCGCCCTCGGAGCCCGGCGTGCGGTGCTGGTCTCCGCCCGGCCCGACGAGTGGAACCCGGACACCGGCGTGGAGACGCTGGTGCTGCGGGCCAGGGACGGAGAACCCGACAAGACCCTCGCGAGCGTCGGAGAACTGTGCAGCCGCTTCGCACGTTTCGGGCTCACCCGGGACGACGTCGTCGTATCCGTCGGCGGCGGCACCACCACGGACACCGTGGGCCTGGCCGCCGCGCTCTACCACCGTGGCGTGCCGGTGATCCACCTGCCCACCACCCTGCTGGCCCAGGTCGACGCGAGCATCGGCGGCAAGACGGCGGTGAACCTGCCGGAGGGCAAGAACCTGGTGGGCGCCTACTGGCAGCCCAAGGCCGTGTACTGCGACACCGACTACCTGAGCACGCTGCCCCGGCGGGAGTGGACCAACGGATACGGCGAGATCGCCCGTTGCATGTTCATCGGCACGGGCGATCTGCGCGGACTGCCGCTGCCCGAGCAGATCGCGGCCAGTGTGGCGCGCAAGGCGGAGATCGTGGTGGCCGACGAGCGGGACGGCGGGCTGCGGCACCTGCTCAACTACGGTCACACGCTGGGCCACGCGCTGGAACGGGCCACCGACTACGCGCTGCGGCACGGTGAGGGGGTGGCGATCGGCACGGTGTTCGCCGGGCGGCTCGCCGGTGCCCTGGGCCGGATCGGCGAGCGCAGAGTGGCCGAACACCTGGAGGTCGTCGAGCACTACGGCCTGCCCGTCGGGCTGCCGGAGTCGCTGGACATCCCCGAGGTGATCGGCCTGATGCGGCGGGACAAGAAGGCGACCCGCGGGCTCACTTTCGTGCTGGACGGCCGGGACGGTGCCGAACTGGTCGAGGACGTCGACGAGTCGATCGTGGCGGCCACCCTGGTGACGATGCCGCGGCAGAGCCTGCCCCAGGGCTGA
- a CDS encoding HAD-IA family hydrolase has product MSDTLSSTASSPTGRALGYRAVVFDLDGVLVDSFEVMREAFTIAYAEVVGPGEPPFREYNRHLGRYFPDIMRIMGLPLEMEEPFVRESYRLAHRVQLFPGVAPLLTELRERGLKLSVATGKSGPRARSLLEQLGVLPLFDHVIGSDEVARPKPAPDIVRRALDLMDSGPEEAMMVGDALTDLASARSAGVTAVAALWGETAEDEMLAAEPDVVLRSPAALLGLCPPVPAR; this is encoded by the coding sequence ATGAGCGACACCCTGAGCAGCACCGCCAGTTCCCCGACCGGCCGGGCCCTCGGGTACCGGGCCGTCGTTTTCGACCTGGACGGGGTGCTGGTCGACAGCTTCGAGGTCATGCGCGAGGCGTTCACCATCGCCTACGCGGAGGTCGTCGGACCCGGCGAACCGCCGTTCCGCGAGTACAACCGGCACTTGGGCCGCTACTTTCCCGACATCATGCGGATCATGGGACTGCCGCTTGAGATGGAGGAGCCCTTCGTGCGGGAGAGCTACCGGCTCGCGCACCGCGTCCAGCTCTTCCCCGGTGTGGCGCCGCTGCTGACGGAGCTGCGCGAGCGCGGCCTGAAGCTCTCGGTGGCCACCGGGAAGAGCGGCCCGCGGGCCCGCTCACTGCTGGAGCAGCTCGGCGTGCTCCCGCTGTTCGACCACGTGATCGGTTCCGACGAGGTCGCCCGGCCCAAGCCGGCCCCCGACATCGTGCGGCGGGCCCTTGACCTCATGGACAGCGGCCCCGAAGAGGCCATGATGGTCGGGGACGCGCTCACCGACCTGGCCAGCGCGCGGTCCGCGGGGGTGACCGCGGTGGCCGCGCTGTGGGGCGAGACGGCCGAGGACGAGATGCTCGCCGCCGAGCCGGACGTGGTGCTGCGGTCGCCCGCTGCCCTTCTCGGGCTCTGCCCACCGGTGCCGGCCCGCTGA
- a CDS encoding Gfo/Idh/MocA family protein — protein MTGGLEGAAAEPLRIAMVGLGWAGSSIWLPRLRRHPRYTVSAVVDPAPQAPGVLAAEGIDAPLFTDAGRLPPDLADLAVVAVPNHLHAAVATGLLARGTPVFLEKPVCLSSAEARQLTAAERAGGTVLLAGSAARYRADVAVLREAVGSLGRIRHVDLEWVRARGVPNGNGWFTRASLAGGGALLDLGWHLLDTLTSLLGPVRFDQAVGTVSGDFVNQGAARADWRAEEPSPGGPGNVEDTARAFLVTDEGVSVTLRAAWASHRATDVTRIRVDGSDGSAALECTFGFSPNRVARPRVTRTTDGVTTELPVPAEEIGAEYARQLDELPGLLADSALRGRAAEDAARAIGVIERIYRSAHKAHTAPALVPSPERQR, from the coding sequence ATGACCGGCGGCCTGGAGGGCGCGGCCGCGGAACCCCTGCGGATCGCCATGGTCGGGCTCGGCTGGGCCGGCTCCTCCATCTGGCTGCCGCGGCTGCGCCGCCACCCCCGGTACACCGTCAGCGCAGTCGTCGACCCGGCACCCCAGGCGCCCGGGGTGCTCGCCGCCGAGGGCATCGACGCGCCCCTCTTCACCGACGCCGGCCGGCTCCCACCGGACCTGGCCGACCTGGCGGTGGTCGCGGTGCCCAACCACCTCCACGCCGCCGTGGCCACGGGGCTGCTGGCCAGGGGCACCCCGGTGTTCCTGGAGAAGCCGGTCTGCCTGAGCAGCGCGGAGGCACGGCAGCTGACGGCGGCAGAACGGGCGGGCGGCACCGTGCTGCTGGCCGGCAGCGCGGCCCGCTACCGCGCCGACGTCGCCGTGCTGCGTGAGGCGGTGGGCAGTCTGGGCCGGATCCGGCACGTGGACCTGGAGTGGGTCCGGGCCCGGGGCGTGCCGAACGGGAACGGCTGGTTCACCAGAGCCTCGCTCGCCGGGGGCGGCGCGCTGCTCGACCTCGGCTGGCATCTGCTGGACACCCTGACCTCGCTGCTCGGCCCGGTCCGCTTCGACCAGGCCGTGGGCACGGTCTCCGGGGACTTCGTCAACCAGGGCGCGGCGCGGGCGGACTGGCGGGCCGAGGAGCCGTCGCCGGGCGGACCCGGCAACGTGGAGGACACGGCACGCGCATTCCTCGTCACCGACGAGGGGGTGTCGGTCACCCTGCGGGCCGCCTGGGCCTCGCACCGGGCGACCGACGTCACCCGGATCCGGGTGGACGGCAGCGACGGCTCCGCGGCCCTGGAATGCACCTTCGGATTCAGCCCCAACCGGGTGGCCCGCCCGAGGGTCACCCGGACCACGGACGGCGTCACCACCGAACTTCCGGTGCCTGCCGAGGAGATAGGCGCCGAGTACGCGCGCCAGCTCGACGAGCTGCCCGGACTGCTGGCCGACTCGGCCCTGCGCGGCCGGGCGGCCGAGGACGCCGCCCGGGCCATCGGTGTCATCGAGCGGATCTACCGGTCGGCCCACAAGGCACACACGGCACCGGCCCTCGTCCCTTCACCCGAGAGGCAGCGATGA
- a CDS encoding DegT/DnrJ/EryC1/StrS family aminotransferase: MNADARPLPEFPAWPQFDDAERSGLIRALEQGQWWRMGGSETDTFDREFAEYHGAARSLAVTNGTHALELALQVLGVGPGTEVIVPAFTFISSSQAAQRLGAVAVPVDVTPDTYCMDLAATEAAITPRTRAIMPVHMAGHFADMDGLAKLSEASGVPLVQDAAHAHGAQWRGKRVGELGSLAAFSFQNGKLMTAGEGGAVVFPEGERYAEMYEQAFLRHSCGRPRTDRRYLHGTSGSNFRMNEFSAAVLRAQLGRLAGQIDTREQREPLLSGLLAEIPGVVPQVRDERVTRNPHYMMMFRIPGLDEFKRNELVDALIERGLPAFAAFRAIYRSQGFWESAAPDLTVDDLAARCPNTEAIYSDCVWLHHRTLLGTEEQMHRIAEIVADTVAAV; the protein is encoded by the coding sequence ATGAACGCCGACGCGCGCCCGCTTCCCGAATTCCCGGCCTGGCCCCAGTTCGACGACGCCGAGCGGAGCGGCCTCATCCGCGCCCTGGAACAGGGCCAGTGGTGGCGTATGGGAGGCAGCGAGACCGACACCTTCGACCGGGAGTTCGCCGAGTACCACGGCGCTGCCCGGTCCCTCGCCGTCACCAACGGCACGCACGCGCTGGAACTCGCGCTCCAGGTGCTGGGGGTCGGCCCGGGCACCGAGGTGATCGTCCCCGCCTTCACCTTCATCTCCTCCTCCCAGGCGGCCCAACGCCTCGGAGCGGTCGCCGTACCGGTCGACGTCACCCCCGACACCTACTGCATGGACCTCGCCGCAACCGAGGCCGCCATCACCCCCCGCACGCGGGCGATCATGCCCGTGCACATGGCCGGCCACTTCGCCGACATGGACGGACTGGCGAAGCTGTCCGAGGCCAGCGGTGTGCCCCTCGTCCAGGACGCCGCGCACGCGCACGGCGCGCAGTGGCGGGGCAAGCGCGTCGGCGAGCTGGGCTCGCTGGCCGCGTTCAGCTTCCAGAACGGCAAACTGATGACGGCCGGCGAGGGTGGCGCGGTGGTGTTCCCCGAGGGGGAGCGGTACGCCGAGATGTACGAGCAGGCGTTCCTGCGGCACAGTTGCGGCCGCCCCCGCACCGACCGGCGCTATCTGCACGGCACTTCCGGGTCGAACTTCCGGATGAACGAGTTCAGTGCCGCCGTGCTGCGCGCCCAGCTGGGCCGCCTCGCCGGCCAGATCGACACCCGGGAACAGCGGGAGCCGCTGCTGTCCGGTCTGCTCGCCGAGATCCCCGGCGTCGTCCCGCAGGTCAGGGACGAGCGGGTCACCCGCAATCCGCACTACATGATGATGTTCCGCATCCCCGGCCTCGACGAATTCAAGCGGAACGAGCTGGTGGACGCGCTGATCGAGCGTGGCCTGCCGGCCTTCGCCGCCTTCCGGGCCATCTACCGCTCGCAGGGCTTCTGGGAGAGTGCCGCCCCCGACCTGACCGTGGACGACCTGGCCGCCCGCTGCCCCAACACCGAGGCGATCTACAGCGACTGCGTGTGGCTGCACCACCGCACCCTGCTCGGCACCGAGGAGCAGATGCACCGGATCGCCGAGATCGTCGCCGACACCGTGGCCGCCGTATGA
- a CDS encoding type II 3-dehydroquinate dehydratase, whose protein sequence is MRKLLLLNGPNLGILGKREPEVYGTSTLADIEESVAKTVADRGWQVTAVQRESEGELVQAVQDNYGTVGAIVNPGALMIAGWSLRDALANYPRPWIEVHLSNVWARESFRHESVLAPLASGVIVGLGADGYRLAALALLAKTAG, encoded by the coding sequence GTGAGGAAACTTCTGCTGCTCAACGGACCCAATCTCGGAATACTCGGAAAGCGCGAACCGGAGGTGTACGGCACCAGTACGCTTGCCGACATCGAGGAATCCGTCGCCAAAACGGTCGCGGACCGCGGCTGGCAGGTGACCGCCGTACAGCGCGAATCCGAGGGCGAACTCGTCCAAGCGGTCCAGGACAACTACGGGACGGTCGGTGCGATCGTGAACCCCGGCGCGCTGATGATCGCCGGCTGGAGCCTGCGCGACGCGCTGGCCAACTACCCGCGCCCCTGGATCGAGGTCCACCTGTCCAACGTCTGGGCCCGGGAGAGCTTCCGGCACGAGTCGGTGCTCGCCCCGCTCGCCAGCGGCGTCATCGTGGGCCTCGGCGCCGACGGCTATCGGCTCGCCGCACTGGCGCTGCTGGCGAAGACCGCCGGCTGA
- a CDS encoding cytochrome P450 produces the protein MKNRPEPLAYPFQESERLEVDPTYGRLRTGDGLARVQPPFGDPGWLAVRYEDVKAVLADPRFSRARALGDDVPRLVPFLPPPDTIMAMDPPEHNRLRKMLAQAFTMRRVEKLRPRVQQVVDEQLDVLERAGGEADLMRSFAVPVSLTVITELLGVPYADRDRFGTWVGIIFSAEHTPDVAMKANEELMGYLAGLVAQRREQPGDDLLSVLVEARDSDDRLSESEMVGLAAAVLIAGFDVTGNNLGNQIYALLSSPSHLRQLQEDPTLVPQAVEEMLRYIRPATGEGIPRVAVEDVELGGVVVKAGEAVLPSTMSANRDASVFEDPDTMDFTRTHNPHLAFGHGPHHCVGAQLARLELQVAIESLLRRFPGLRLAVPADDVPWLPPHAVWSAPARIPVSW, from the coding sequence ATGAAGAACAGGCCGGAACCACTGGCCTATCCATTCCAGGAGTCGGAACGGCTCGAAGTGGACCCGACGTACGGGCGGTTGCGCACCGGGGACGGACTGGCCCGGGTACAGCCACCCTTCGGTGACCCCGGGTGGCTGGCGGTCCGCTACGAGGACGTCAAGGCGGTGCTGGCCGACCCGCGGTTCAGCCGGGCCCGGGCGCTGGGCGACGACGTGCCGCGTCTGGTGCCGTTCCTGCCGCCGCCGGACACGATCATGGCGATGGACCCACCGGAGCACAACAGGCTCCGCAAGATGCTGGCCCAGGCCTTCACCATGCGCCGGGTGGAGAAACTGCGGCCGCGGGTGCAGCAGGTCGTCGACGAGCAGCTCGACGTGCTGGAGAGGGCCGGCGGCGAGGCCGACCTGATGCGCTCGTTCGCCGTGCCGGTGTCCCTGACCGTGATCACCGAACTCCTCGGTGTGCCGTATGCGGACCGGGACCGGTTCGGCACCTGGGTCGGCATCATCTTCTCCGCCGAGCACACGCCCGACGTGGCCATGAAGGCCAACGAGGAGCTGATGGGCTATCTCGCCGGGCTGGTGGCGCAGCGCCGTGAGCAGCCCGGTGACGACCTGCTGAGCGTCCTGGTGGAGGCGCGCGACTCGGATGACCGGCTCAGCGAGAGCGAGATGGTGGGCCTCGCCGCGGCCGTCCTCATCGCGGGCTTCGACGTCACCGGCAACAACCTCGGCAACCAGATCTACGCCCTGCTCTCCAGCCCCTCCCACCTGCGGCAACTTCAGGAGGACCCGACGCTCGTGCCGCAGGCCGTGGAGGAGATGCTGCGCTACATCAGGCCCGCGACGGGCGAGGGGATCCCGCGGGTGGCGGTCGAGGACGTGGAACTCGGCGGAGTGGTGGTGAAGGCCGGTGAGGCCGTGCTCCCTTCGACGATGTCGGCGAACCGGGACGCCTCGGTCTTCGAGGACCCGGACACCATGGACTTCACCCGCACCCACAACCCGCACCTTGCCTTCGGACACGGCCCGCACCACTGTGTGGGCGCCCAGCTGGCCCGGCTGGAGCTGCAGGTGGCCATAGAGAGCCTGCTGCGCCGCTTCCCGGGGCTGCGGCTGGCGGTGCCGGCCGACGACGTGCCGTGGCTGCCGCCCCACGCGGTGTGGTCCGCCCCCGCCCGCATTCCCGTGAGCTGGTAG
- a CDS encoding FAD-binding oxidoreductase, with protein sequence MAVGSGAAPVLAGSRDKWSRLREALQGDVVLPADDGYALAKQGQFIQYDSINPVAIAFCETPADIRTCVRFAQTHDLPLRVRSGGHNLNGWSTGEGLVIDVGRIGHATVTGATVRVGPGAQSVDALAALAPLGKQLVTGTCPTVRAGGFVSGGGVGFQTRKFGLAADRVVSAQVVLADGRIVRCSPTVEPDLFWALRGGGGGNFGIVADWEVRPIDAPRLVEYTTMWSWDDAPSVIAAWQAWTLGASRDLGSSLFVLPPNGGGTGTEPLIKIYGGYHGSAAALGTALAELTERAGVQPVSSSTHDDAFNDGMKGLYGCGELTLDQCHRTGSQPGAQLYRTPYKQQSFQLSARAASSAEISNLIAAYDAQATEIPFRFIQAFALGGAAGDVPTAATAFGHRDAQFLIGYQSFDLDAQPGPDVVARHTTWTTRAADALAPLSSGSYINFPSTRLNADWGTSNYGSNYPRLRAVKRAYDPWGVFKHPGAVA encoded by the coding sequence GTGGCCGTCGGGTCGGGCGCCGCACCGGTACTCGCCGGTTCCCGCGACAAGTGGAGCAGACTCCGCGAGGCCCTCCAGGGCGACGTGGTGCTGCCCGCCGACGACGGCTACGCGCTCGCCAAGCAGGGCCAGTTCATCCAGTACGACTCGATCAACCCGGTGGCCATCGCCTTCTGCGAGACGCCCGCGGACATACGCACGTGTGTCCGGTTCGCCCAGACGCACGACCTCCCGCTGCGGGTGCGCAGCGGCGGCCACAATCTCAACGGCTGGTCGACCGGCGAGGGCCTGGTCATCGACGTCGGCCGGATCGGGCACGCCACCGTCACCGGTGCCACGGTCCGGGTCGGGCCCGGCGCCCAGTCCGTCGACGCCCTGGCCGCTCTGGCCCCGCTGGGCAAGCAGCTGGTCACCGGAACCTGCCCCACCGTCCGGGCCGGCGGCTTCGTCTCCGGCGGCGGTGTCGGCTTCCAGACCCGCAAGTTCGGCCTTGCCGCCGACCGGGTCGTCTCGGCCCAGGTGGTCCTCGCCGACGGCCGGATCGTGCGCTGCTCACCGACCGTCGAGCCCGACCTGTTCTGGGCGCTGCGCGGCGGCGGTGGCGGTAACTTCGGCATCGTCGCGGACTGGGAGGTCCGGCCCATCGACGCGCCGCGGCTGGTGGAGTACACCACCATGTGGTCGTGGGACGACGCCCCGTCCGTGATCGCCGCCTGGCAGGCATGGACGCTCGGCGCCTCCCGGGACCTCGGCTCCTCGCTGTTCGTCCTGCCCCCCAACGGCGGCGGCACCGGCACCGAGCCGCTCATCAAGATCTACGGTGGCTACCACGGCAGCGCCGCCGCTCTCGGCACGGCGCTGGCGGAACTCACCGAGCGGGCCGGGGTGCAGCCGGTGAGCAGCTCCACGCACGACGACGCCTTCAACGACGGCATGAAGGGCCTGTACGGATGCGGAGAGCTGACGCTCGACCAGTGCCACCGCACCGGCAGCCAGCCCGGCGCCCAGCTCTACCGCACCCCCTACAAGCAGCAGAGCTTCCAGCTCAGCGCCCGCGCCGCCAGTTCGGCCGAGATCAGCAACCTGATCGCCGCGTACGACGCACAGGCCACCGAGATCCCGTTCCGCTTCATCCAGGCGTTCGCCCTCGGCGGGGCCGCCGGCGACGTGCCCACGGCCGCCACCGCGTTCGGGCACCGCGACGCCCAGTTCCTGATCGGTTACCAGTCCTTCGACCTCGACGCGCAGCCCGGCCCCGACGTCGTGGCCCGGCACACCACCTGGACCACCCGCGCGGCCGACGCGCTGGCGCCGCTGTCCAGCGGCTCGTACATCAATTTCCCCAGCACCCGGCTGAACGCCGACTGGGGCACGTCCAACTACGGCTCCAACTACCCCCGGCTGCGGGCGGTGAAGCGCGCCTACGACCCCTGGGGCGTCTTCAAGCACCCGGGCGCCGTCGCCTGA
- a CDS encoding DUF6069 family protein: MTSHTSAAPSEAASTVKSRAIAVGAATLAAVLVWGLGKAFGAEYEVAQGDGKDPMEVNAGLVIVFALLSSLLGWGLLVALEKFLPAKAATVWGVVAVVVLLASYGMVFSADTTGGTKTALALVHTAVGAVLIPLLLRGARRSA; this comes from the coding sequence ATGACCTCCCACACCTCGGCCGCTCCCTCCGAGGCCGCATCGACGGTGAAGTCCCGGGCCATCGCCGTGGGCGCCGCCACCCTCGCCGCCGTCCTCGTCTGGGGCCTGGGCAAGGCGTTCGGAGCCGAATACGAAGTGGCCCAGGGCGACGGCAAGGACCCGATGGAGGTCAACGCGGGCCTCGTCATCGTGTTCGCGCTGCTCTCCTCGCTGCTGGGCTGGGGGCTGCTGGTGGCCCTGGAGAAGTTCCTGCCCGCCAAGGCCGCCACCGTCTGGGGCGTCGTGGCCGTCGTCGTCCTGCTCGCCTCGTACGGCATGGTCTTCTCCGCCGACACCACCGGCGGTACCAAGACCGCGCTGGCCCTGGTCCACACCGCGGTGGGTGCCGTCCTCATCCCGTTGCTGCTGCGCGGCGCCCGCCGGAGCGCCTGA